The Mauremys reevesii isolate NIE-2019 linkage group 1, ASM1616193v1, whole genome shotgun sequence genome has a segment encoding these proteins:
- the FUT4 gene encoding alpha-(1,3)-fucosyltransferase 4 — protein sequence MEPGPAGPPGRGLRRGRWRRRRLLLAAGLSCTALTLYTCLQELPPLDLGPGRTRPPPEVTVLLWWEPFGHRRHMADCQRRFNISGCRPSANRSRYQEAQAVIFHHRDFLLHGLGQLPAGPPQRPPAQRWVWMNFESPSHSPGLRDLGGIFNWTMSYRVDSDIFVPYGYLRARQASPRFSLPRKTKLVAWVISNWNEAHARVRYYHQLRKYVPIDVYGAQGLALEEGSMVRTISQYKFYLAFENSQHTDYITEKLWRNAFKSSAVPIVLGPPRSNYELFIPPNSFIHIDDFPSPRKLAIYLKFLDQNKPLYRRYFAWRDKYDVHMTSFWDEQYCKVCEAVRTAGDQLKIIQNLASWFES from the coding sequence ATGGAGCCGGGCCCCGCTGGGCCCCCGGGCCGGGGACTGCGCCGCGggcggtggcggcggcggcggctgctgctggcgGCCGGGCTGAGCTGCACCGCGCTGACCCTGTACACTTGcctgcaggagctgcccccgcTGGACCTGGGGCCCGGCCGGACGCGGCCCCCGCCGGAGGTGACCGTGCTGCTCTGGTGGGAGCCCTTCGGCCACCGCCGCCACATGGCCGACTGCCAGCGGCGCTTCAACATCAGCGGCTGCCGGCCCAGCGCCAACCGCAGCCGCTACCAGGAGGCGCAGGCTGTGATCTTCCACCACCGGGACTTCCTCCTCCAcggcctgggccagctgcccGCCGGCCccccgcagcgccccccggcccaGCGGTGGGTGTGGATGAACTTCGAGTCCCCCTCGCACTCGCCCGGGCTCAGGGACCTGGGTGGCATCTTCAACTGGACCATGTCCTACCGGGTGGACTCGGACATCTTCGTGCCCTACGGGTACCTCCGTGCCAGGCAGGCATCCCCACGCTTCAGCTTGCCCCGCAAGACCAAGCTGGTGGCCTGGGTCATCAGCAACTGGAACGAGGCGCATGCCAGGGTGCGCTACTACCACCAGCTGAGGAAGTATGTCCCCATCGATGTGTATGGGGCACAAGGCCTGGCGCTGGAGGAGGGCAGCATGGTCAGGACCATCTCCCAGTACAAGTTCTACCTGGCCTTTGAAAACTCCCAGCACACCGACTACATCACTGAGAAGCTGTGGCGGAACGCCTTCAAATCCAGCGCTGTGCCCATCGTGCTGGGCCCTCCCAGGTCCAACTACGAGCTTTTTATCCCGCCCAACTCCTTCATCCACATCGATGACTTCCCCAGCCCTAGGAAGTTAGCCATCTATCTGAAATTCCTCGACCAAAACAAACCCCTCTACAGGCGGTACTTCGCCTGGAGGGACAAATATGATGTTCATATGACTTCCTTCTGGGATGAGCAATATTGCAAGGTTTGTGAGGCTGTCAGGACAGCTGGGGATCAACTCAAGATCATACAAAATTTGGCCAGCTGGTTTGAAAGCTAA